Genomic window (Leisingera methylohalidivorans DSM 14336):
TGGCGGTCCTGCTCTTCCTTGCCGGTGCCGCCCAGGGTCACCGAATGCAGCATTGACACATTGTCGCCCACCACCGCGGTTTCACCGATCACGATGGAATGGGCATGGTCGATCATGATCCCCTTGCCGATCCGGGCGCCTGGGTGGATGTCGATGCCAAAGATCTCGGATGTGCGCATCTGAATGAAATAGGCCAGATCCTTCTGCCCCTGCTCCATCAGGTAATGGCTGACCCGGTAGGCCTGCACCGCCTGGAACCCCTTGAAATAGAGGATCGGCTGCAGCAGCCGGTGGCTGGCCGGATCGCGCTCGTTGATCGCCATCAGGTCGGCGCGGGCGGCCTCCACCAGTTCCGGGCAGTCCGCATAGGCGTCATCGACAATTTCCCGCAGGATTGTCATCGACATCTCGTTCGAGGACAGCTTGGCGGCAATCCGGTAGGACAGCGCTTTTTCCAAGGTTTTGTGATGCAGGATACAGGCATGGACCAGCCCGCCCATCAGCGGCTGGGTGGCAACAGCCTCCTCAGCTTCGCGGGTGATGCGGTCCCATACGGGATCCACCGGAGTAACGGCTTGCTGTGTTTTTGCCATGGGTCAAGATCCTTTCTCCGCTCAGATTACCCATCTAAGATGCTTTTCAGCAAACGCAAACCCGTGATGGAGGATATTTTCGAAATGAATGAGTCCGCTCAGGCGGCGCTGAAGCTGCAGATCACCGCCCGGCTCAAGGCGCTGGCAGCCGAGGATACCCTTGGGGAAAAGGCGCGGGGCGTGGTGGAGCTGGACCAGCAGATGGTGGGCCGCCTGTCGCGCATGGATGCGCTGCAGATGCAGGCCATGGCCAGGGCCCAGGCCGCCCGCCGCGCGGTCGAAGCACAGCGCCTGCAGTCCGCCCTCGCCCGCATGGACGCAAAGGAGTATGGCTATTGCGAGAACTGCGGCGAGGACATCGCCCCGAAACGGCTCCAGCTGTATCCGGCAGCGCTCAAGTGCATGTCCTGCGCCTCGGGCTAGGTCCGCGCGGAGGGATTTCGCCCCGGGCCTTGCCCGAAACGACCGGCGCCGCGCGCCTGCGCCCCCGCCGCCTTCCCGGTTTTGAGAACCAGCCTGACAGCCGCAACGGCAAGCCGCGGCCAAGGGCGCCGGGCCTTCCGGTCCTGCTTGATCCCGGCGGTCTGCATGGGCGCGCACCCGCGCCGCTGCCGCAGGCAGGCGGCGCCGCGCCCAACGGCCGGCCGGGCAGGTTTCTGCCCGGGTCAGCGGGCGGGAGCCTCCCCGCCAGTCTCCAGATGCGCCGCCAGTTCGCGCAGCACCAGCCGGGTGCAGCGCAGATACTCCGGATCCTCCAGACACACCTCATCCGCCAAATCAAACCGGCGCGCTGCCGCACTCAGGCTCCCGTCGCCCCAGCGCGGATGCAGCCGGCAAAACAGCGCCGTATGCGCCGCAGCCTCTGCCGCGCCGCCAAAGATGCGGCGGCACAGGCGCAGGCGCTCCGCGTCCCCAGCCGCCAGCAGGGCCCGGGCCACCGCTGCAACATCGCCAGGCAGAACCGGCTGCATCATCCCAGCACAGCCCGCGCCGCCGGCCCTGCTCCGAACCGCGCCGACCGCTGCGCCACTTCCAGAATGTCACCGGCCAGCACGCCGTCCTCGGCTTGCGCTGCCGCAGGATAGGACCACTCCGGCGTCGCAGCCGCCGCCTCCCGCAGCACCGTGCCGCCGCGCATCACCCGGATGCGGTAGGATTCGACCTCCTCGCCCAGCGGCACGTCCTCCAGCTCCCAGCTGTCGCCCTCGATCCTTGTGCGGCGGATCCAGGCGGCACTGATGTCCGCCCCCAGGGCCCCGTCCAGCCGCAAATGCACCGGCGCATAGGGACGCAGCCCGATGCCGTCAAAGCTCTCCTGCAAATGCACATAAGACGGATCCTCCAGCGCCCGCCGGGCCGGGCCGATCCGGTAATGCCGCAGCCTGCGGCGCTGTTCCGGCGCCAGTTCCATCTGCACCGGCGAACCATCCAGCAGCACCGCATAAGACCCGGCAGGCCAGGCATCCGGCATCAGCGCATCCGTGCCCTGCTGGCCGCGCAAACGGCCGCGCAGAAGGTAGGTCTGCGGCGCGATCAGCTCGGCCTCGCGGAACTGGAACAGCTCCCAATTGCCTGGTGTGCCATCGCCGATGGCGGCGGCATTGGCGCCATTCAGGACCGCCTCCGCGGTGCGGCTCTCCAGCGCGCCCGAGATCAGCTTTACCTGCAGATCCGCCCCCAGATCCCAGCGGCCCGCAGCCGCGGCCAGCAGCGGCGTTTGTGTCACCCCGACCACCTGACGTGCGGCAACCACCTGTTCCAGCGCGTAATTCTCATCCTCGCCGGATCCGTAAACCGCCACGCTGCCGGGCCAGGCTTCCGCCGTCACCGCCAGATGCGGCGCATGCGGCACCTCGTTGCCGCGCATCAAGGGCAGATCCATGAACAAGGGCAGCACCGGCCCGGGGGCGGCAAAGGCCTTGCCCCCCGGCAGCTCCTCCGCCACCGCGGCCAGGTCATAGACGCCGGGCTCGATCCGCACCGCCTCCACCATCTGCGCCTCGGCCTGCTCCACCCGGTCAATCCGGTACAGCTGCTCCCCGCCCTCCAACGGCAAGGCGACCACATCCCCCGCCCCCAGATGCAGCATCGAGGGCGGCAGCGAGAACCGCGCAATGTCGCGCGAAATCCGAGACTCGGCCAGCCAGCGGCTGACCACCTGCCGCGCCTCGGCACGGGTCAGCGCCAGCGGCAGCTCGTTCTGGCTGACAGAATGCGTGGCCTCATCCGGCAGCACCGCCTCAACCGAGCCTACCGCATGATCGCCGCCCCATTCGGTGAACCGCAGCCGCACCCGGCCTGCCAGTTCCGCCGCGCCGGCCCGGCTCAGCTCGGTGGTGCCGCCCAGCTCATCGCTCTCTGCCAGATGCTCCAGCGCCAGCCTTTCGGCGCCGCTGCCCTTGCGCATCCGGAACATCAGAAGCCCGCCGCGTTCCACCGCATCGAACCCGTGCCGCAGCATCAGGGGCTGCAGTACCGTGCGGGCCTCCGCGACATCCGGGGTCACAAGCCCGTGCACCACGCCGTAAAGCTGCGACACATCAATGTCATAAAGGCCGGCCCGGTGGCAGACCTCCTCCACCACCGAAGCCAGGGTGCGCTGCCCGGCGCGCCCGTTCAGCCAATGGCCGCGCAGGTAGTTTTCACCGTCGTTCCAGATCTCCACGCGGCTCGGGAAGGCCGGAAACGGCCGCGCGTCCCAGGCCCAGACA
Coding sequences:
- a CDS encoding TraR/DksA family transcriptional regulator — encoded protein: MNESAQAALKLQITARLKALAAEDTLGEKARGVVELDQQMVGRLSRMDALQMQAMARAQAARRAVEAQRLQSALARMDAKEYGYCENCGEDIAPKRLQLYPAALKCMSCASG
- the cysE gene encoding serine O-acetyltransferase; translated protein: MAKTQQAVTPVDPVWDRITREAEEAVATQPLMGGLVHACILHHKTLEKALSYRIAAKLSSNEMSMTILREIVDDAYADCPELVEAARADLMAINERDPASHRLLQPILYFKGFQAVQAYRVSHYLMEQGQKDLAYFIQMRTSEIFGIDIHPGARIGKGIMIDHAHSIVIGETAVVGDNVSMLHSVTLGGTGKEEQDRHPKIGDGVLIGAGAKVLGNIKVGHCSRIAAGSVVLEEVPPCTTVAGVPARIVGEAGCDQPSVNMDQVVPAGSSPAE